The Mauremys mutica isolate MM-2020 ecotype Southern chromosome 1, ASM2049712v1, whole genome shotgun sequence genome has a segment encoding these proteins:
- the LOC123374810 gene encoding hemopexin-like: MTPPPPAPPGNSIPQTLHAPPSHTLAPCLYLTPLSPPAGAGHGHEARRNATAMGIRDPCSGLAFQAFTADDVNRTYAFRGGQYFRLDSQRDGWHSWPLNHTWQELSGLVDSAFSWDNKLYLIQGSQVYIYRVGPGYTLVQGYPRGLQEELGIAGADATFTCPHSAELFVINGNSLERVDLNQSPRSPRLEGSIRHEHVDSAMCNADGVHLFHGNTVHHYASVAELTMSPKPSPPQNVTAVLFGCPH; this comes from the exons ATGACCCCAcctcctccagcacctcctggcaACTCCATACCCCAGACACTACatgccccccccagccacaccctGGCCCCCTGCCTGTACCTGACCCCTCTCTCCCCGCCGGCGGGTGCAGGGCACGGGCACGAGGCGCGCAGAAACGCCACTGCCATGGGCATCCGGGACCCCTGCAGCGGCCTCGCCTTCCAGGCCTTCACCGCGGACGACGTCAACCGCACCTACGCCTTCCGGG GGGGGCAGTACTTCCGCCTGGACTCCCAGCGGGACGGCTGGCACTCGTGGCCGCTGAACCAcacctggcaggagctgagcggGCTGGTGGACAGCGCCTTCAGCTGGGACAACAAGCTCTACCTGATCCAG GGCTCCCAGGTCTACATCTACCGGGTGGGTCCGGGCTACACGCTGGTGCAGGGCTACCCCCGGGGCCTGCAGGAGGAACTGGGCATCGCGGGCGCTGACGCCACCTtcacctgcccccactccgctGAGCTCTTCGTCATCAACG GAAACTCCCTGGAGCGGGTGGATCTGAACCAGAGCCCGCGGAGCCCGAGGCTGGAGGGGTCCATCCGCCATGAGCACGTGGACAGTGCCATGTGCAACGCGGACGGGGTGCACCTCTTCCACGGAAACACCGTGCACCACTACGCCAGCGTGGCCGAGCTCACAATGagccccaagccctcccccccgCAGAACGTGACTGCCGTCCTCTTCGGGTGCCCCCACTGA